A segment of the Serratia fonticola genome:
ACCCGCACCGGTTTCGGCAATGATCTCGGTTTTGCCCATACGCTTGGCAAGCAGAGCCTGGCCCAGTACCTGGTTGGTTTTGTGCGCACCACCGTGCAACAAATCTTCACGTTTCAGGTAAAGTTTGGTTTTGGTACCCGCGGTCAGATTCTTACACAGGGTCAGTGCCGTTGGGCGCCCCGCGTAATTTTTCAGCAAATCGATAAATTCTGCCTGGAACTCTGGGTCGCGTTGTGCACTGACAAAAGCCTCTTCCAGTTGTTTCAGGGCCGGCATCAAAATCTGTGGCACATATTGCCCACCAAATTCGCCGAAGTAGGGGTTAAGTAGCGTCATTATTTTTCCCGTCATTATCCGTTAAATTGTGTTCACAATCAGTAAGCGCGTAGCGTTTGAAAAACGGCAGCCAGACGTGCGGCATCTTTGATGCCTGGTTGGCTTTCTACACCGGAATTGAAATCGAGGCCGACACAGCCAAGCAGGGCGGCGTCCACACAGTTATCTGCACTCAAGCCGCCAGCCAGCATCACATTATCCAGCGTTTGGCCTTGCAGTACCGACCAATCGAAGCGTTCTCCTGTACCGCCCGCGCCGTTATCCAGCAAATAACGATCAACCTGTTGCAGTTCACGGGCAGGCAGGTGGTCTTTCACACTTAATGCTTTCCAGATCTGGCAGGCGGCTGGCAGCCTGGTACGCAAGGCGCTGATATAATCTTGATCCTCTGCCCCGTGCAGTTGCACGGCATACAGGCCAAGGTGTTCGGCCGTTTGCGCCACACTGTCCATCGGTGCGTCACAGAAAACGCCAACGTATTTCAGCGGTGCTGCTGCGATGACTTCCCTTGCCTGGGCAATATCCACGCAGCGGGGGGAGCGCCCGACGAAAATCAGCCCACCGTAGTTGGCCCCTGCCTGATAGGCGGCTGCGGCATCTTGTGGTCGAGTCAGGCCACAAACTTTGTTGTCGCCCAGGATCACGCGACGTACCGCACTGCGAAGGTTGGTTTCGGACATCAGCGCACTGCCGATCAGGAAGCCATTGGCATAGCGGCTGAGTTCCCGTATCTGCCCGTAGTTGTTGATACCGGACTCACTGATCACCGTAACACCATGGGGTACACGCGGAGCCAGGGTACGAGTGCGATCCAGATCGATAGACAGATCGCGCAGATCGCGGTTGTTGATGCCAATGACTCGCGCTTCAAGCGCTATCGCACGCTGCAATTCCTCTTCGCTGATGACCTCGGTCAATACGCCCATATTCAGGCTGTGAGCCACGGCGGCCAATTGACGGTACTGTTCATCATTTAACACCGATAGCATCAGAAGAATGGCATCGGCCTGATAATAGCGCGCCAGGTAAATCTGGTAGGGATCGATAATAAAATCTTTGCACAGCACGGGCTGGCTGACGGTTTTGCTTACCAGGGGCAGAAAATCAAAGCTGCCCTGGAAGTATTTTTCATCGGTCAGGACCGAAATTGCCGAAGCAAAATCCCGGTAGACCGAGGCAATCTCTACCGGGTCAAAATGTTCGCGGATCAGCCCTTTGGAAGGCGACGCCTTTTTACATTCAAGAATAAATGCCGTTCTGGCCCCTTGCAGCGCATGATAAAAACCACGGGTACTCGGCTTGATATCATTTTGAAAGCTGGCCAGTGGCTGTTGTTGGCTTCGTGCTGCGACCCATTGCGCCTTGTCACGAACAATCTTGTTGAGCACGGTTTCCTGCATCATTTATCCTCTTGCTGCCAAAGCGGTGACACGCTGATAAGCCTGCCCACTGTGGATCATTTCCAATGCCTGCTGCGCGTTATGGCGCAGGTCTTCCTGTCCGAATAATTTCAGCAGCAACGCCACGTTGGCGGCGACTGCAGCGGCATGAGCCCGCTCACCTTTACCTTGTAACAACCTTGCCAGAATGTCACGGTTTTCTTCCGGAGAGCCACCCAGCAGGGCTTCCAGCGGATGGCTTTCCAGGCCGAAAGATTTTGGCGTCAGCTGATAGCTTTCAATCTCGCCTTCATTGAGTTCGGCGACATGCGTGGCGGTATGGATTGCCACTTCGTCCATGCCGCCGCCGTGTACAACGGCGGCGCGTTTATAGCCAAGTACGCGCAGGGTCTGGGCAATGGGGAGCACCAGCTCAGGGCTATATACGCCGATCAGCGCCAACGGTGGGCGTGCCGGGTTAATCAAGGGGCCGAGCACGTTGAAGACCGTGCGGGTCTTCAACTGTTGGCGTACCGGCATCGCGTGGCGAAAACCGGTGTGATATTGCGGCGCGAACAGGAAACACACGCCAAGTTCATCCAGCGCCTGGCGAGAGGCGTGCGCAGACAGTTCCAGATTGATGCCAAAAGCCGCCAGCAGATCGGAAGAACCTGAACGACTGGATACGCTACGGTTGCCATGCTTGGCTATTTTTGCCCCGCAAGCTGCCGCGACAAAGGCACTGGCGGTGGAAATATTAATGCTGTTGGTGCCATCCCCGCCGGTGCCGACGATATCAGCAAAGGCATAATCAGGACGAGGGAACGAGCGGGCATCAGCCAATAACGCTTTGGCTGCCCCGGCAATCTCCTCCGGACGTTCACCGCGCATCTTCATACTGATCAGTGCCGCTGCCAGTTGGCTATTTTCCAGCTCTCCACGCACGATAGCGCTGAACAGTTGCTGGCTTTCTTCTTGATCCATCGACTCTGAGCGATACAGTTTTTCAAGAATAGGTTGCATAGTCATTTACCTTAATTATTTCGCCAGCGCCCAGGCTAACGTCTGCTCAAGCAAACGTGCCCCTTGGGTAGTCAGAATCGATTCTGGGTGGAACTGGAAACCGCATACGCGATGATCATCATGGCGAACGGCCATGACCATGTCGCCAAAGCGGGCATTGACGGTCAGTTCGGCCGGAATATTGCTGCCCACCAATGAGTGGTAGCGTGCTACGGGCAGTGGATTGACCATGCCGTCAAACATGCCTTCACCATCATGGGTAATGGCAGAGGCCTTGCCATGCAGAATTTCACCCGCCTGGCCGACGTGGCCACCATAGGCTTCCACGATCGCCTGGTGACCAAGGCAGATACCGATAATTGGCATCTTGCCACGCAAGCGTTGCAATAACTCGGGCATACAACCCGCGTCTGCCGGGGCACCAGGGCCGGGTGACAGCATCAATACAGGCTGTTCCATTTGCTGCAGGCGTTCAATGATGAGATCGGCGGCAATCTGGTTGCGATAGATAACCACCTGATGACCACTGGCACGCAGTTGATCGACCAAGTTGTACGTAAATGAATCAACGTTGTCGAGCAGTAAGATATCGGCCATTAGAACACCTCCTTGGCCTGATGCGCGCTGGCAATGGCACGCAGCACGGCACGTGCCTTATTACGGGTTTCATCGGCTTCGGCCTGGGGAACGGAGTCCAGCACCACACCGGCGCCAGCCTGCACGGTGGCGATACCGTCTTCAACATAGGCGGAACGGATGACAATACAGGTATCGAGATCGCCGTGAGCGGTGAAATAGCCCACTGCACCGCCATAACTCCCGCGGCGGGTCCCTTCTGAAGCGGCAATCAGCTGCATTGCGCGAACTTTTGGAGCACCACTCAGGGTGCCCATATTCATACAGGCCTGATAGGCGTGCAGAACATCAAGATCGGCACGGAGTTTACCCACCACGCGGGAAACCAGATGCATCACAAACGAGTAACGGTCAACCTTTGTCAGATCAGCCACATAGCGGCTACCCGCCTCACAGATACGCGCCAGATCGTTACGCGCCAGATCGACCAGCATCAGATGCTCGGCCAGTTCTTTGTGATCGGTGCGCATTTCCAGTTCTATGCGGCTGTCGAGATCCAGATCCAGCGAGCCATCGGCGCGGCGGCCGCGAGGGCGAGTGCCGGCAATCGGGTAGATCTCAATCTGACGGTTGGTGGCGTTGTATTTCAGCGCGCTTTCAGGTGAAGCGCCAAACAGGGTGAATTCGTTGTCCTGCATGAAGAACATATAAGGGCTTGGATTATTTTCCTTCAAGGTCTCATAGGCAGCCAGCGGGTTAGGGCAAGGCAATGAGAAGCGGCGTGAAGGAACTACCTGGAAAATTTCTCCGTGGCGGATGGCTTGCTGCAGATTGCTGACCACCGCGCCGTACTCTTCATCGGTCTGGTTACAGCTCAGTTGCATGTCTTCCAGTTTCTGATGAGGGATGGCAAGGGGGGATTGTTGCAACTGTGCCTGAAGTTGCTCAAGGCGTTGCTGCAAACGCAATGTTTCTGCATGGTCGCCGGTGAAGGCGCTGGCCTGCAAACGGGCAATGCCACGTTGATGATCCAGCACCAGCAGCGTTTCTGCCAGATAGAAGCAGAAATCCGGGCAACGCTGGTCTTGACGTAATGCAGGTAAGTCTTCAAAACCGGCTACCAGATCATAGGCAAACAGGCCGCCAAGTAACATGGCTTCACGTTCATCTGCCGGAGCCTCGACCAGCGCTATCATCGTCCTTAGCGCATCAAACACTGACAGCGAGCGCAGGCGGGCATCTTCATCCTGTACCCTATCGATGGCAGGGAAGGTCAACTCTCGGCCATCGGGGCGGACCTGAATCTTGACGTCGGCGGGTAAGGCTGCATCCAGCAATGGCAATAACGCGGCACCGTTGGTTGTCAGTACCTGAATGGTCACGTTACGGCCCAGGGCCGTAATACGTAGCGCGCTGTCAACAATCAGCAGGCTTTTCAGGTTTTGCTTGCTGTTGATTTCTGCCGAGTCCAACAGCAAGGTGGCTGGACGAGTGCCACACAGCTGATGAAAGATCGCTGTCGGGTCACTTCGGTAACCGGCCTGTGCGGTGAGAAGCTTAAGTTGTGGTTTGTTGTTCATCATCGGTGGTTCCAGTTAAATCTTGTCCATAAAAAAGCCCGCTGTTATCAGCGGGCCTTGGGAATCTGCAGTGTCAGATGACAGGTATGCGTGATTACTCCACCCGCGAAAGGGAAGTACGCCACCAACCAAGAAGAGAAATTTGTTTAATCATCTTATGTATGCTCTCAAGTTTGTCATCCAAACACGGCTGCTGCCGTGAACTTGTGTACTAGTTAACTGGTTCGCGAACGTAAAGTCAACCCTCTTCTTGCACAATGTGTTCGTGGATAGTGTGAAAATATTTCATCTACTGAAATACGGTCTGCTCAGAATAGATTTCCGTCATGTCCTTCATAACGGTTATGATAGAAAGCCAAGCCAAAGCAGGATATCCCTTTGACAGACAGTAGCCCACAATCCTCAGCCTTTACCCTGTACGACCTTCATAGCCATACCACGGCCTCCGATGGTTATTTGACGCCAACCCAGTTAGTGCACCGTGCGGTTGAGATGCGTGTTGGGGTGCTGGCGATCACCGATCACGACACCACTGACGGCTTGGCCGAGGCTGCCGCCGCAATTGCCGATCTCGCGCTTCCTTTGCAATTGGTCGATGGTGTCGAGATTTCCACGCTGTGGGAAAATCATGAAATCCACATTGTCGGGCTTGGAATGGATATTGAGCATCCGGCGCTGCGGCAATTGCTGGCTGAACAGACTGAGCGCCGTCATCTGCGTGCGCAGGAAATTGGTGTCAGATTAGCGAAGGCACGTATTCCGGATGCATACGATGGGGCGCAGAAACTGGCGGGGACAGGCGCGGTCACCCGCGGCCATTTTGCCCGTTATCTGGTGCAAACTGGCGTGGCCGATAATCTGGCGCAGGTGTTCAAGAAATATCTTGCCAAAGGGAAAACCGGCTATGTTCCGCCACAGTGGTGTACAATAGAACAAGCCATTGATGTGATTCATCAATCCGGTGGCCAAGCCGTAATGGCTCACCCGGGACGTTACGATCTGACGGCCAAATGGCTCAAACGGCTGCTAACGTATTTTGCTGAAAACGGGGGGGATGCAATGGAAGTGGCGCAGTGCCAGCAAGCCCCTCATGAACGTTCACTGCTGGTGAAATATGCGCAGGAGTACCGATTATTGGCCTCTCAGGGGTCTGACTTCCATCAGCCTTGCTCGTGGATTGAACTGGGGCGCAAACTGTGGTTACCCGGTGGTGTTGAGCCGGTGTGGCGTGATTGGCCACAGCGATAAGCAGATTTTTCCCTATGAATGTCAAGTTACAGCTGGGCGCCGAGTAAACCAGGTTGATTTAACGCGGGCATTGCTATGCGCGTGCATCATTTTCAGGAGTAACAGATGAGCCAGTTATTTTATATTCACCCGGACAATCCGCAGCCACGCCTGATTAACCAGGCTGTGGACGTGCTGCGCAAGGGCGGTGTGATCGTTTATCCAACCGACTCCGGTTATGCGTTGGGCTGTAAACTGGAAGAGAAATCGGCAATGGAACGTATTTGCCGCATCCGCCAGTTGGATGGCAACCATAATTTCACACTGATGTGTCGCGATCTGTCTGAACTCTCGACTTATGCGTATGTAGATAACACATCGTTTCGCCTGATCAAAAACAATACGCCGGGCAATTACACGTTTATTTTGAAAGCGACAAAAGAAGTGCCTCGTCGCCTGATGAATGACAAACGTAAAACCATTGGCCTGCGTGTGCCGTCTAATCCGATAGCATTGGCGTTGCTGGACGTGCTGAACGAACCGATGATGTCGACCACGTTGATGTTGCCTGGCAATGACTTTGCCGAATCCGATCCAGAAGAGATCAGCGAGCATCTTGGTAAGCAGGTGGATCTGGTGATCCATGGTGGTTTCCTCGGCCAACAGCCGACCACGGTTGTTGATCTGACCGAATCCTCGCCGGAAGTGGTGCGTGAAGGCGCGGGCGATCCGTCTCCCTTTCGATAAACAGCAGGACGAATTCAGTGCCAACGAACCGTAAAGCCTGTATAATGCGCGGTTGGTTTTGACCAAGAGATAATCTTTGCGGCCGCCTTTAATTGGAAAGCGTGGCGGCAAGTCCCCCCGACGCCTGTGAAGGCGACACTAGAGGTTGCTCAATGAGCGAAAAGTTACAGAAAGTATTAGCGCGAGCCGGCCATGGCTCGCGTCGTGAAATAGAAACCATGATTGAAGCTGGCCGCGTTAGCGTTGACGGGAAAATCGCCAAGTTGGGCGATCGCGTCGAAGTAACCCAGGCGATGAAAATTCGCCTGGATGGTCATGTTGTCTCGATCAAAGAATCTGAAGAAGCCGTTTGCCGCGTGCTGGCTTATTACAAACCCGAAGGTGAGCTCTGTACCCGCAGCGATCCGGAAGGCCGCCCAACGGTATTCGATCGTCTGCCTAAACTGCGTGGTTCACGCTGGGTAGCGGTAGGGCGCCTGGACGTTAATACCTCCGGATTGCTGCTGTTCACCACCGATGGCGAACTGGCTAACCGCCTGATGCACCCAAGTCGTGAAGTTGAGCGTGAATACGCCGTACGCGTATTTGGCCAGATTGATGATGAGAAAATCAAGCAACTGAGCCGTGGAGTACAACTGGAAGATGGCCCGGCCGCATTCCGAACCATCAGTTTCCAGGGTGGCGAAGGGATTAACCAGTGGTACAACGTCACGCTGACTGAAGGGCGTAACCGCGAGGTTCGTCGCCTGTGGGAAGCCGTTGGCGTTCAGGTGAGCCGTTTGATCCGTGTACGCTATGGTGATATCGATCTGCCAAAAGGCCTGCCGCGTGGTGGCTGGGCTGAGTTGGATCTCAAGGCAACCAACTATCTGCGTGAGCTGGTAGAGCTGAAACCGGAAACCGTCAGCAAACTGCCGGTAGAGCGCGAACGCCGCCGTGTGAAAGCCAATCAGATCCGCCGTGCGGTAAAACGCCACAGCCAGGTGGCGACAGGCAATCGTCGCGGTGCGCCGGGCAGCAAACCGGGTAAACCGGCCAAGTCTGCCAAACGTAGCTAAATCTGTTACCGTGGCCTTTAGGCCACGGTCTCTTTCCGTTACCAGTCAATTCCTTGCTGTGCTTTGATCCCTGCTTCAAACGCATGTTTCACCGGCCGCATCTCCGTCACCGTATCTGCCAGTGCCAACAAATCGCGATGACAACCACGCCCGGTAATAATCACCGTCTGGTGCGCTGGACGTTGATGTAATGCCTCCAGCACCTCGTCCAGCTCCAGGTAACCGTAAGTGACCATATAGGTCAGCTCATCCATCAGTACCAGATCCAAGCTGCTGTCGGCCAGCATACGCTTACCGTGTTGCCAAACGGCTTGGCAGGCTGCGGTATCACTCTCTCTGTCTTGGGTTTCCCAGGTAAAACCGGTCGCCATGACCTGAAATTCCACACCGTGTTGCTGCAGCAGGTTTTTCTCGCCGTTAGGCCATTGTCCTTTGATAAATTGAATCACCCCGGCTTTCATCCCATGCCCTACTGCGCGAGTGACAGTGCCAAAGGCCGCGGTGGTTTTGCCTTTACCATTGCCGGTAAATACCAGCAACAAACCACGAACATCCTGTGCAGCGGCAATGCGTGCATCCACTTGTTCTTTCAGGCGCTGCTGACGTTGCTGATGACGATCTTCAGCCATGTTCAAAGACTCCTTATTCGGCGGCGCCGGGTTTACGGTTAGGTTGGGCATCAAAGCTCATGCCGGTTTTGCGGCGGCTGTCATCACCCATCAGATAGAGATAGAGCGGCATGATATCCGCCGGTGTTTTCAGTTTGCTTTTATCTTCATCAGGGAACGCAGATGCTCGCATTTTAGTGTGCGTTCCCCCCGGGTTGATGCAATTTACCCGCAAGTTGCGATTTTTATATTCCTCAGCCAGCACCTGCATCATACCCTCGGTAGCAAATTTGGAAACGGCATAAGCCCCCCAGTTGGCACGCCCCATCCGGCCAACACTTGAGCTGGTAAAGACCAAAGAGCCAGAGTGAGACTTCAGCAGTAACGGCAAGAGTGCCTGAGTGAGCATGAATGTCGCGTTGACGTTAACCTGCATCACTTCGTTCCACATGGTCATCGAAAGTTCTGCCATCGGGGCAATGTCACCCAACAGACCTGCATTGTGCAGGACGCCATCAAGGCGAGGTATTTTGCTCGCTAATTCATCGGCAACCTGTTGGCATTGTTGTGGCGTAGTGTGCAGCAGATCAAGTGTAATAATATGGGTTGGAGCACCGCCGTTGGCGGCAATTTCCGCCTGTACCGCCTGCAACTTGCTCTCAGTGCGTCCCAGTAACACCAGTTGTGCACCAAAACGTGCATAGGTCAGTGCCGCTTCGCGGCCAATGCCGTCGCCCGCACCGGTTACCAAAATAATGCGTTGCTCGAGCAGATCCTGTTTAGGTTGATAATGCACAATTATTCCTCGCGCCAAATTGGCTTGTCTCCCTTAATTGCCGGGAGTACGGGTAGAAAGGGGATCATCAGCAGGAGCGTTTGGGCTCAACGGCGGCGATGATCCCACAGCGAATTTGTCTCATCACATTGATGAATAATGGGTGTTATATGCCTGAAATGGATCGCATTTTCAATGATTAGCCTGCAGAATCGGCATTCTTTTGTAACAAAAATGGAACATAAGCGGCTTGGTTGTCGTTAATGGTCATCCCATAGTGAAGTAGGCAAGCAAGGATTTTGCATTTGGTCGCGACAGCCGCAGCGCCGATTGGTTAAAATGAATGGAGTCACACTTTACCCTATGGATGTCGAGTTGCAGGTAGGTGGCAAGCGTAGGAGTTTCTTGGCGTTTACTCATTGTAAGTGACAGGGGGAGTACGTGCAGCCAACAATGCCGTGGCTCGAAGGACGACGGGCATAACAAACTGTAAATAAAGGCGGGACCTGTGGAGTTTATATCTGTTTACGGCCTGTTTCTGGCCAAAGTTGCCACTGTGGTGATTGCTATTGCCGCACTCGCATTGCTGGCGGTCAGTCTGGGGCAACGCAAGGGGCAGCAGAAAGGTGAGCTGCAGCTTACTGACCTGGGGGAGCAGTATCGCGAAATGCAGCGTGAAATGCGACTGGCGCGCATGGGGGCTGCAGAACAGAAGGCCTGGAGCAAGCAGTTTAAAAAGCAGAGTAAAGCCGATGAGAAACTGAAGAAGCAACGTGCCAAAGCCGGCGCGGTCGAGGCCGTCAAGCCTTGCCTGTATGTGTTGGACTTCAAAGGCAGTATGGATGCTCATGAAGTGACTTCTCTGCGTGAAGAAGTTTCTGCCGTGCTGGCGGTAGCCACGGCCAAGGACGAAGTGTTGTTGCGTCTGGAAAGCCCGGGCGGGGTAGTTCATGGTTATGGCCTGGCGGCTTCGCAGTTGGAACGTTTGCGCAAGGGGGGGATTCGTCTGACGGTCGCGGTAGATAAAGTGGCCGCCAGCGGCGGCTATATGATGGCTTGTGTCGCCGACCGCATCGTGGCAGCCCCGTTCGCTATCATCGGCTCAATCGGTGTGGTTGCGCAGATCCCTAACTTCCACCGTCTGTTGAAAAAGAACGATATCGATGTTGAGTTGCATACCGCCGGGCAATTCAAACGGACCTTGACCTTATTTGGTGAGAATACCGAGCAAGGGCGTGAAAAGTTCCGTGAAGATCTGAATGAAACCCATGAGCTGTTCAAGCAGTTTGTGCACCAGCAGCGTCCATCATTGGATATTGACAGCGTGGCCACGGGTGAGCATTGGTTTGGCACGCAGGCAAAAGACAAAGGGTTGATCGATGCGGTTGGGACCAGTGACGATCTGTTGATTGCCGAAATAGAAAATCATGAGGTGGTTGGGGTACGCTATACCCGCCGTAAACGCTTGATTGACCGTATCACCGGTAGCGCGGCAGAAAGTGCCGATCGTCTGTTGTTACGCTGGTGGCAGCGCGGTGAGAAACCGTTGCTTTAAGCTGTAAAGCGACAATTCAACGGGGGCTTAAGCCCCCGTTTTTAAGGTTTAATCCACCAGGTGGTATTTTTCTGAAAGTAGGTGGGCCAGATGTTTAAACATATTAAATACGGCCGTCGTTTTTGCTGTTGGCAAACCATCGGGATCTAAAAAGAATTCTCCGCGAAAAACCAGTACGCTACCTTTTTGTTCAACCTCTGTCGCTACCATACCGTGCATATAATCTTCGTGTTGGCGGATGATGTTATTTGCTTCAGTAAGTAGGGCTTCTCGTTCGATCGGTTGAGTATTTTTTCGCATTTATTCCACTCCCAACAAAAAATTCTGCCTGTATTCTAACGCGGGTTCGCGTTTATCCGCAAACCGGCTAAGGTTTAATTGCCGTCTGGATGGCTAACCGTTCCGACGCAGTTGGCGAAATGGGTTTTTCCGTGCTAATTAAGTTGCGTGCCGCATTTTATCAGGTAGAGTGTGGGATTTTGCGGCTTCAGGTGGAAGGATTTGTTTACGCTCTACGGCGCCATGCGTGGCCTGGCTTTTGGGGTACGGGTGTGAGCAGATTGGATCGGTGAGGTGTGTTCAAGTTGCCCAGTCAGGCAACCCTTGGAAAAAAACACCTTGATCTCCTGCCAGAGTACCGCAATATAAAAAAGAGATACGAATTGCCGCGGTATGGCGAGATAACTGGCTTCTTTTAGAAGAAATAAAATTAGGTAAAGGTAAATATGGGCAAAGCTCTCGTAATAGTTGAGTCCCCGGCAAAAGCCAAAACTATTAATAAATATTTAGGAAGTGACTACGTGGTGAAGTCCAGCGTCGGTCACATCCGTGATTTGCCGACCAGTGGCTCAGCCAGCAAAAAGAGTGCTGAAGCAACCGCAGACAAAGCCAAAAAGAAAGTTAAGAAAGATGAAAAGGCGGCGTTGGTCAATCGCATGGGGGTCGATCCTTATCATGGTTGGAAAGCCCACTACGAAATATTGCCAGGTAAAGAAAAAGTTGTCGCTGAGTTAAAATCGTTAGCAGAAAATGCCGACCATATTTATCTCGCAACCGACCTTGACCGCGAAGGGGAGGCCATCGCTTGGCACCTGCGGGAAGTGATCGGTGGGGACGACAAACGCTTTAGCCGCGTAGTATTTAACGAAATCACGAAAAACGCGATCCAGCAGGCGTTCAAGGCGCCGGGCGAGCTGAATATCGATCGCGTCAATGCGCAGCAGGCGCGCCGCTTTATGGACCGAGTGGTGGGCTACATGGTGTCGCCGCTGCTGTGGAAAAAAATTGCTCGTGGCCTTTCTGCGGGCCGGGTACAGTCCGTTGCGGTAAGGCTGGTGGTGGAGCGTGAGCGCGACATTAAAGCCTTTGTACCGGAAGAATATTGGGAACTGCATGCCGATCTGCTCGCCAAGGGCGAAACCGCACTGCAGATGGAAGTGACCCATGCCCACGACAAACCGTTTAAACCGGTAAACCGTGAGCAGACCCACGCTGCGGTCAAGCTGCTGGAGAAAGCCCGCTATACGGTGCTGGATCGCGAAGACAAACCGACCAGCAGCAAACCGGGTGCGCCATTCATTACTTCCACCCTGCAGCAGGCGGCCAGTACTCGCCTGGGCTTTGGCGTGAAGAAGACCATGATGATGGCGCAGCGCCTGTATGAAGCGGGTCACATTACCTATATGCGTACCGACTCTACCAATCTGAGCCAGGATGCGCTCAACATGGTGCGTGGTTATATCGGCGATAATTTCGGTGATAAGTACTTGCCGAAAGCGGCTAATCATTACAGCAGCAAAGAAAACTCTCAGGAAGCGCACGAAGCGATTCGTCCTTCGGACGTCAGCGTTCTGGCTGAACAGCTGAAGGATATGGAAGCAGATGCGCAGAAACTGTATCAACTGATCTGGCGCCAGTTTGTTGCCTGCCAGATGACGCCAGCACAATATGACTCCACCACGCTGACGGTGAAAGCCGGTGACTTCCAGCTTCGTGCCAAAGGCCGTACGTTGCGTTTTGACGGCTGGACCAAGGTCATGCCTGCGTTACGTAAAGGCGATGAAGATCGTACCTTACCGTTTGTGGAAGTGGGCAGCGATTTGGATCTGCAAAAACTGATCCCAAGCCAGCACTTTACCAAGCCGCCAGCACGTTACAGTGAAGCGTCGCTGGTTAAAGAGCTGGAAAAACGGGGGATTGGTCGCCCATCAACTTACGCTTCCATCATCTCGACCATTCAGGATCGCGGTTATGTGCGGGTAGAAAACCGTCGTTTCTATGCCGAGAAAATGGGTGAGATCGTGACCGATCGGTTGGAAGAAAACTTCCGTGAGCTGATGAATTACGACTTCACAGCGCGTATGGAAGATGGCCTGGATCAGGTAGCCAACAACCATGCGGAATGGAAAGCGGTGCTGGACGAGTTCTTCGCAGAATTCAGTGAGCAGTTGGAAACCGCAGAGAAAGATCCGGAAGAAGGCGGTATGCGTCCGAACCAGATGGTGATGACCAGC
Coding sequences within it:
- the rluB gene encoding 23S rRNA pseudouridine(2605) synthase RluB, coding for MSEKLQKVLARAGHGSRREIETMIEAGRVSVDGKIAKLGDRVEVTQAMKIRLDGHVVSIKESEEAVCRVLAYYKPEGELCTRSDPEGRPTVFDRLPKLRGSRWVAVGRLDVNTSGLLLFTTDGELANRLMHPSREVEREYAVRVFGQIDDEKIKQLSRGVQLEDGPAAFRTISFQGGEGINQWYNVTLTEGRNREVRRLWEAVGVQVSRLIRVRYGDIDLPKGLPRGGWAELDLKATNYLRELVELKPETVSKLPVERERRRVKANQIRRAVKRHSQVATGNRRGAPGSKPGKPAKSAKRS
- the cobO gene encoding cob(I)yrinic acid a,c-diamide adenosyltransferase yields the protein MAEDRHQQRQQRLKEQVDARIAAAQDVRGLLLVFTGNGKGKTTAAFGTVTRAVGHGMKAGVIQFIKGQWPNGEKNLLQQHGVEFQVMATGFTWETQDRESDTAACQAVWQHGKRMLADSSLDLVLMDELTYMVTYGYLELDEVLEALHQRPAHQTVIITGRGCHRDLLALADTVTEMRPVKHAFEAGIKAQQGIDW
- a CDS encoding YciK family oxidoreductase codes for the protein MHYQPKQDLLEQRIILVTGAGDGIGREAALTYARFGAQLVLLGRTESKLQAVQAEIAANGGAPTHIITLDLLHTTPQQCQQVADELASKIPRLDGVLHNAGLLGDIAPMAELSMTMWNEVMQVNVNATFMLTQALLPLLLKSHSGSLVFTSSSVGRMGRANWGAYAVSKFATEGMMQVLAEEYKNRNLRVNCINPGGTHTKMRASAFPDEDKSKLKTPADIMPLYLYLMGDDSRRKTGMSFDAQPNRKPGAAE
- the sohB gene encoding protease SohB: MEFISVYGLFLAKVATVVIAIAALALLAVSLGQRKGQQKGELQLTDLGEQYREMQREMRLARMGAAEQKAWSKQFKKQSKADEKLKKQRAKAGAVEAVKPCLYVLDFKGSMDAHEVTSLREEVSAVLAVATAKDEVLLRLESPGGVVHGYGLAASQLERLRKGGIRLTVAVDKVAASGGYMMACVADRIVAAPFAIIGSIGVVAQIPNFHRLLKKNDIDVELHTAGQFKRTLTLFGENTEQGREKFREDLNETHELFKQFVHQQRPSLDIDSVATGEHWFGTQAKDKGLIDAVGTSDDLLIAEIENHEVVGVRYTRRKRLIDRITGSAAESADRLLLRWWQRGEKPLL
- a CDS encoding YciN family protein — encoded protein: MRKNTQPIEREALLTEANNIIRQHEDYMHGMVATEVEQKGSVLVFRGEFFLDPDGLPTAKTTAVFNMFKHLAHLLSEKYHLVD
- the topA gene encoding type I DNA topoisomerase encodes the protein MGKALVIVESPAKAKTINKYLGSDYVVKSSVGHIRDLPTSGSASKKSAEATADKAKKKVKKDEKAALVNRMGVDPYHGWKAHYEILPGKEKVVAELKSLAENADHIYLATDLDREGEAIAWHLREVIGGDDKRFSRVVFNEITKNAIQQAFKAPGELNIDRVNAQQARRFMDRVVGYMVSPLLWKKIARGLSAGRVQSVAVRLVVERERDIKAFVPEEYWELHADLLAKGETALQMEVTHAHDKPFKPVNREQTHAAVKLLEKARYTVLDREDKPTSSKPGAPFITSTLQQAASTRLGFGVKKTMMMAQRLYEAGHITYMRTDSTNLSQDALNMVRGYIGDNFGDKYLPKAANHYSSKENSQEAHEAIRPSDVSVLAEQLKDMEADAQKLYQLIWRQFVACQMTPAQYDSTTLTVKAGDFQLRAKGRTLRFDGWTKVMPALRKGDEDRTLPFVEVGSDLDLQKLIPSQHFTKPPARYSEASLVKELEKRGIGRPSTYASIISTIQDRGYVRVENRRFYAEKMGEIVTDRLEENFRELMNYDFTARMEDGLDQVANNHAEWKAVLDEFFAEFSEQLETAEKDPEEGGMRPNQMVMTSIDCPTCGRKMGIRTASTGVFLGCSGYALSPKERCKTTINLVPEAEILNILEGDDAETNALRARRRCQKCGTAMDSYLIDNQRKLHVCGNNPACDGYEIEEGEFRLKGYDGPIVECEKCGSEMHLKMGRFGKYMGCTNENCKNTRKILRSGEVAPPKEDPVPLPELPCEKSDAYFVLRDGAAGVFLAANTFPKSRETRAPLVEELLRFKDRLPEKLRYLADAPVADPEGNKAMVRFSRKTKQQYVSSEKEGKATGWSAFFVDGKWVEGKK